From the genome of Kluyveromyces lactis strain NRRL Y-1140 chromosome F complete sequence:
ttttttcactgtCTATTCAGAGTCAACTAAACATATGCAACGTCCTTGTTGTCTGTCTATATAAGTACTTTTAAATATTACTTCCTTCGTTAACATGTACTGGTTGCACTAGTATTAATGCCATTCATTACCCATCGCCAGATTTCCCCCTGTTACTCATATTTGTCACGTGTGGTCACATGTTTTCATCCGGGTAACCATATCCTGACAAGTAAGAATCCTTTTCGTTTTTTGCTGACGTGAGATGACAGTTACCCGTCCCACATCCCTTACTTTTCCCCGGGATCCGAACACGGATCAAGTAGGAAACGCGCAGCGGGACTGATTCGTTGTAAACTAGTCATTCACTTTTTTAACTTGTTATGATGTATGCACAGGAGAACAGAggatgagaaaaaaaattgaaaattagAGGATATATAACGAAACACTTATAATAAAGCATACTTTCTCCCGTTTCTTTGGTTAGATTCCAAATTTGCTAGtatccaaatcatcaatcAACTGAAGGCAGGCCATACTCTCGCACAGGTTGTACAGAGATTACATTCTGAttctattattatttattagCATACAACGTTGTGGTTTTTCTACATCAGTACTTGAAATATTGATATCCATCGGGTTTGCTCCAAAAGTCCAAAGAAGGTAAAACAAAGTGAAAGTGACTTTCTCACGCAGAAGGAGCTCTATTTATCTATTGATTTCAAACGATGCAAAGACACATACTATCTAGAAGCAACCAGTGCCTGCTGCGTGGCAATGTGCTGGCAGTGAGACATCTTTCTCAAAGGCCACTGGCAAGGACTAAGAGGTTTTTGCAAACCTCTCAGAATGGGGATAAAGTGAATGCTCCAGTTTGGCcattcaattttgaaattccAGTGAAGAACGGTAAGAGTAGTGCACCTGGTACACAGGAAGAAGCATCTGGATCTGGGACCGCAGGTGCTAAAAAGACATGGCTCACTTACTCGCTTCCTAAAAATGTTGCCAAGAAGGGGGAACCTTTACAGACCCAACCACCCAAAGTCgatgaaaatattcaaccaaaaaaaCGTGCAAAGAGAAAGCTAAGGCCACGTAAAGCTCTAATATCGTTGACGCCCAATGCTCTTTCTCATTTGAAGGGGTTGCTCGATCAACCTGAACCTAAACTAATAAGAATAGGAGTTAAAAATAGAGGATGTTCCGGTTTGACTTACGATTTGCAATATATTACTAGTCCAGGAAAGTTCGATGAAGTGGTAGAGCAAGACGGTGTGAAGGTTataattgattcaaaggCTCTTTTCAGTATAGTTGGTAGTGAAATGGACTGGGTAGATGATAAGTTGTCCTCTAGATTTGTTTTCAAGAATCCAAACTCTAAGGGTACATGCGGATGCGGTGAAAGTTTCATGGTATAATTAATGCAAGATCTTTCCATCATCATCGGCATCATTATCATCCACAACTTTGCATTGGGATGAAGCATAAATATTCATCACCTGTAAGGAGCATTGACTGTTGTCGCTTTCATCCGGATTGCCTCTGGagaaaaataaagaaactaaCAGTTGACGCAACTAACACAACACTCACCCCACGTATTATTCTTCTGATAGGTTTGCTACCTCTTACTACAAGGTGTTTAGTTTGGAAAACTCATTCTAACGACATTTATTTATACAATAGCATCGGATCCTGATCTTTTTTACTAGCAGGTATTCTTTCCATTTGGGGTACGTACGGGGGCATAAAGCGTCCGGGACGCTGATGATATCCCCCGGAGGAGAATTGCTTGAATTTATTCTTTTATTCATTTGTTCAATGCGATACACCCTAAGAAATCCTCCCTCAttcaatctctttcttccacACCAATAATACCCTTAAACACAATTACAATCATCATTATAATTctatatgtatatttatTGGTCACAAAAAATGCTACCTGATGTAGCTCGTTTATAACTTTTTTAACATCATATTTATTCTATCAAACCATATTCTAGCTACGTTACTTTAATTAAACGGACGTTGCGGTTGTGATTACACTAATGGGAGAGCTCTATTAATTTCGCTGTCCAAGGATATATTTGCTGTCCcaatattaaaaaaaatactcGAAGGTACTTTAACAAAATTAATGGACGTGCACGTCCCGCGACAGaataaaattcaaaataaaaatatatacaCTGAGCACAGAAACCAAGATGTGCAGTGACACAAAGGTTTCTCTTACCTATTTTCTGACATGGCTCTCTGATTCTGTATTTGTACCCCATTCCTTGTCACGCTGAAATATTTTAAATATATAAACCTCTTTGTATAGGATAAAATTACTTCTCTTTTTACCGTCACAAAAGGCACTTCTCTTATTCTACTTTACAGTATTATTACCACCTAGAAACTCTCTAAGGAACTTTTTAAATAAGCACTCGTATTCCAACCGGTTTTTTAAACAAGTCCAGGAAAACAAACTTACCAAAGTCTTTATTCAATTACACTTAAAAGAATATATCTGTCATGCAACAAAAAAAGCTAATTCCAATTTTAGTCGCTCTTCCAATAGCACTAGCAGGTGCTGATAGAGAGTCTGCGCCAGTTGTTTATGAAAATCCAGAGAAAGCCTGCTACCTTGCAGAATTTCCTCAGGTTGGCTCCGATAAGGTTGGTGGATACATCACACTTTCACTAGTCTTGATGGAATTGCCAAGGTAAACGTCAGAATATCGACTTTGGAGCCAAAGCTTCAATATCACATCCACGAAAAACCAGTTGATCCATCCGATCCAACTTGTGAGTCTACAAAAGAACACTTGAACCCTTACAATGGGCAGGTGCCATGCGGTAATGATATCTCCAAATGTGAAGTTGGTGACTTAAGTGGTAAGTACGGTAACATCGACTACAGTTATTACGAGACGGAATATTTGGATCCATACTTATCATTGATCGAGGGTGATCCCGCTTTTGTTGGAGGTAGATCAATTACCTTACATTATTCTAATGGTACAAGATATGCATGCGCTGACATTGTTCCATGTGAGAAATTGAAGCCATCTCCAAAACCACCAAAGGAAGACAAACTAAAGGAGGACGAACCAAAGGAAGACGAACCAAAGGAAGACAAACCAAAGGAAGACGAACCAAAGGAAGACGAACCAAAGGAAGACGAACCAAAGGAAGACAaaccaaaggaaaaagatCCAAAGGACGACACATCAAAGGACGAAAAGTCTGAGGAAGAGAAGccaaaagaagataaaaaaaccaagaaagagaagaaaaaggctaagaaggaagaagagaaaaagcAAAAGGAAgataagaagaacaaaaaacatagtgacaagaagaacaaaaaacatgatgatgatgatgaatacTCCGAAGCTGAACCTTCAGTGACTGAAGAAAAACGTGTTGAGACGAGTTTCACCAAGAAACCACATCACACTACCTCTGCTGCATTGAAGGAAGGTTACAAAGAGGTAAAGAACGAAACGGACACTGAATGGAAAACAGATGACGGTCACTACAATGGCACTGAGACTGATCATTCTACTGCCCTAAATGATGCTTATAATTGGAAGAGAACTTCGTCCATAGGCTCCATTATTGCTTTCATGATGTCCTTGttaatttgattcaaaaacGAAAGATCATCACGCACATGAGCTGGAATATCTAGTTATACATATGTAGATCTTACaaggaaaataataatatgTTGCTATCCAAAACTTGACACAATGCCAATGATATTGTCTTAATTAACGTGAATTACAAAACTGACGCCTGACATCGAAACAGAAGTGCGTTCCAAAAACCTAGCGttaaatttcaaaatctatCACGTGATGGTGATCCACTTGTTCcagtttttttcttcgGTTTTCTTTGTGGACATGCACTTTCGAGAGTCTTCCAGAAAAATCCGGTAATGTTCTAGCTATCACGGTTCCGGACTCTAGCTTAGAGCAGAGTGAATTTTAAGTAGCTTTACAATCCCCACACAGCTTCTACATTGCCGTAAGCAACATGCTGGGATAGCTGGTTGTTTGATCTAGTATTCAACTAACAATAAGGACGTACTTACAATTTTCTATTTTACGTAGCCATGAACGTCAGTCCCAACGGTAATTTAAAAGCTTAACCTTGAGTGAGTGAATTATTCGAGAATGTACTGGTTTATACTGGAAAAGTAATGTAGTTGTTAGAGCTTTGTTTGTCTGTGAATTGGGCAATACTAAAGCTGGGACTGGTACCGGGAGATAGGGGTTGAGGTATATTTTGCTTTGCTATTAGTTTTCTTAATAAGGTGATTTTAGGGTATCTTTTGATAGATGCTTATAGAAAGAATaggtgaaaaaaaaagtttatAGAATATAAGCGTAGTGAAGAGGTATATAAAGGGAGACCATCCGAAGAATCATTTGTTGAGTGCTTCCTGCTTTGGAATTCAATTACATCAATTGTATCAATAGTGGTCTATCTGATAGAAATAAACAACAATTGTCAGGATCATCAAACGCATCAACAGTTTATTGTctagaaagaagatattaCTACAATGAACGACGAAACACAATTTACAAATAAGGCCAACGAAATTATCCGTTTGGCCCAGAAATTGGCTCAGGATCACAGACATGCTCAGTTACAACCAATTCACTTACTTGCTGCATTTGTTGAGCCAAACGAGGATGGTTCTGTTGGATTCTTACAAAACTTGGTGGAATTAGCGAAATATGATTATGAACCTTTGAAAAGGGCCATCAACAGAAACCTAGTCAGGACTCCATCTCAGACGCCCGCACCATTAGAAATTCAGCCAAGTTATGCTTTCGGGCAGGTCTTGAAAGATACTTCAGAAATTAGGAAACAGCAAAAAGATTCATTCGTCGGTCAAGATCATATATTGACTGctttgttcaaagatgCAACAACTCAAAGCATTTTTAAGGAGTGTTCCATTGACATAGAATCTGTGAAGCAGCAGATGCTCGAATTGAGAGGCAATCAACGAATTGATTCAAGAGACGCTGATACAAATGAAAAATGggaatatttgaagaagtatGCGATCGATATGACTGAACAGGCTAGAGCAGGTAAGTTGGATCCTGTTATCGgtagagaagaagaaattagaaCTGCCATCACTGTTCTTGCTAGAAGAATCAAGTCAAATCCATGTTTGATCGGTGAGCCAGGTATTGGTAAGACTGCCATTGTAGAAGGTGTTGCTCAAAGAATTATCGACGATGATGTTCCACAAATTCTACAGGGTTGCaaattattttctttggatctTGCTGCATTGACGGCTGGTGCCAAATATAAAGGTGATTTCGAGGAAAGATTAAAAGGTGTCTTGAAAGAAATCGAGGAATCAAAGACTTTAATTATATTATTCATCGATGAGATTCATATGTTGATGGGCCAAGGTGTAGATGATTCTGCCAATGCTGCtaatattttgaaaccaGCCTTATCTCGTGGTGGCTTGAAGGTAATTGGTGCCACTACCACTAACGAATATAGATCTTTGGTCGAGAAGGATGGTGCTTTCGAAAGAAGATTCCAGAAGATTGATGTCCCTGAACCAACGACAAGGCAAACGGTAGCTATTTTGAGAGGTTTACAGCCAAAGTATGAAATACATCATGGTGTTAGAATTCTAGATAGTGCCCTAGTGTCTGCAGCTCAACTAGCTAAGAGGTACTTGCCATACAGAAGATTACCTGATTCTG
Proteins encoded in this window:
- the ISA1 gene encoding Fe-binding Fe/S cluster assembly protein ISA1 (some similarities with uniprot|Q07821 Saccharomyces cerevisiae YLL027W ISA1 Mitochondrial matrix protein involved in biogenesis of the iron-sulfur (Fe/S) cluster of Fe/S proteins isa1 deletion causes loss of mitochondrial DNA and respiratory deficiency depletion reduces growth on nonfermentable carbon sources) codes for the protein MQRHILSRSNQCLLRGNVLAVRHLSQRPLARTKRFLQTSQNGDKVNAPVWPFNFEIPVKNGKSSAPGTQEEASGSGTAGAKKTWLTYSLPKNVAKKGEPLQTQPPKVDENIQPKKRAKRKLRPRKALISLTPNALSHLKGLLDQPEPKLIRIGVKNRGCSGLTYDLQYITSPGKFDEVVEQDGVKVIIDSKALFSIVGSEMDWVDDKLSSRFVFKNPNSKGTCGCGESFMV